From the Solanum lycopersicum chromosome 10, SLM_r2.1 genome, one window contains:
- the LOC138339048 gene encoding uncharacterized protein: MEAEDDQENNGSCEKGLSSSNFKVKINIKLKKDKDESRGDDEKNMLLMKQKKDHTCCECGKEFSSGKALGGHMSSAHVQANQRLEESLKKKKSLIKRSKIDDYVDDDKEVVLEEEEEMGDVVVSCEFFHKNFSSKKSLFGHMRCLPDREWRGMKPPSKKKSKSKGFDEASFEDVNEGFEDRFASLRDEEEEDGGGGGGGGVHLNVVELPPLKDWGAKDRRGRSPQKRCVSSTIMNDDKELHDAVQQLINLVNGDVNNNNNNNNRSEVMMSSSTSVGSAPKEVAFRDLKDKSKKKRVVADDTKEKNREETKKRKREKELVKLEPSQDLVPSLVLKKSVEVKYKCNVCGKMFATYQALGGHRSSHNKFKISIENTIDEIKGRNHEENNNNTQDHGQLGNQEINNYGNIIINDRYGSNNNNVHKCKFCDKIFPTGQALGGHQRSHFTNNQEESSSQNASKVLDFDLNELPHLDDDTLL; encoded by the coding sequence ATGGAAGCTGAAGATGATCAAGAAAATAATGGATCTTGTGAAAAAGGTTTATCTTCAAGTAATTTTAAGGTGAAGATAAATATTAAGCTCAAGAAAGATAAAGATGAAAGTCGCGGAGATGATGAAAAGAACATGTTGTTGATGAAGCAAAAGAAAGATCATACATGTTGTGAGTGTGGAAAAGAGTTTAGCTCAGGAAAAGCTTTAGGTGGACATATGAGTAGTGCACATGTTCAAGCAAATCAAAGATTAGAAGAatctttgaagaagaaaaaatctttgataaaaagatcaaaaattgATGATTATGTTGATGACGACAAAGAAGTTGTtctcgaagaagaagaagagatgggAGATGTGGTTgtaagttgtgaattttttcATAAGAATTTTTCATCTAAGAAATCTTTATTTGGACATATGAGATGTCTTCCTGATAGAGAATGGAGAGGTATGAAACCCCctagtaaaaaaaaatcgaaaAGTAAGGGTTTTGATGAAGCTAGTTTTGAGGATGTGAATGAGGGTTTTGAGGATCGTTTTGCTAGTCTTcgagatgaagaagaagaagatggaggaggaggaggaggaggaggagttCATTTAAATGTGGTTGAACTACCTCCTTTGAAGGATTGGGGTGCGAAGGATAGACGAGGTAGATCCCCTCAAAAGAGATGTGTAAGTAGTACTATAATGAATGATGATAAGGAGCTACATGACGCGGTTCAACAGCTTATAAATTTAGTCAATGGAGACGtgaacaataacaacaacaacaataataggtCAGAGGTCATGATGAGTAGTAGCACTTCAGTTGGTAGTGCTCCTAAAGAAGTTGCTTTTCGCGATTTGAAGGATAAATCTAAGAAAAAGAGGGTTGTTGCTGATGATACTAAAGAAAAGAATCGCGAAGAAACCAAGAAGAGGAAGAGGGAGAAGGAGCTAGTCAAATTGGAACCGAGCCAGGATTTGGTCCCCAGCCTGGTTCTCAAGAAATCAGTGGAGGTCAAATACAAATGTAATGTGTGTGGAAAGATGTTTGCGACTTATCAAGCACTAGGTGGACACAGATCGAGTCATAACAAGTTCAAGATTAGTATTGAGAACACGATCGATGAAATTAAGGGTAGAAATCATgaagagaataataataatactcaaGATCATGGTCAATTGGGAAATcaagaaatcaataattatggcaacattattattaatgatCGATATggatctaataataataatgttcatAAGTGCAAATTTTGTGACAAGATTTTTCCTACTGGACAAGCACTTGGAGGTCATCAAAGGAGCCATTTTACAAATAATCAAGAAGAATCATCAAGTCAAAATGCAAGTAAAgttcttgattttgatcttaaTGAATTGCCTCATTTAGATGATGATACATTattataa